The Bacteroides sp. DNA segment CGACTTTGTTCTGAACTCATCAGGAAATCAAGGACGTTAAATGTTATTTTTGCAGCTTCTTCGCGGGTAATCCAGCCTCTTTCCGCACCAATGGCAAAACACGGAATGCCAAAACCTGTGGAAGCAATACTTGAAGGTGCTGTTCGTGATGCCCTGTCCTTGACTATACCCCATACCGGATGATGCTCATGAAGGAAGAACTGGAAAGTCTTTTCCTGGATGGAATCCAATAGTACTTCATCTTCAGGGCTTAGGGAATAATCCACTTTCCCAAATGACTTGTATTCTGTATTCGGATTTGCATTGCAAGCGGCGAGAATCAATCCTAAGAAAATTATTGCTACGTTCTTCATTTATTTTGGGGTTTTGAGGTTCATTTATACCATTCAAAAACCTTCTGCCCTTCCTGTCTGAGAAACCGCTGGGAAAGGCACTCCTTTAGTCTATTTTTCAATCAAGCAACAATCAGTTGCTGATGCCCAGTTTATTCATTGCTTCATCCACTTCAGGAGCAGACATGAACAGGTCCCAGCAAAGTCCTGAGCGATAGTTTTCGATCATGACCACGATGGGGCCCTGGTCTATGGCCAGGTAAGAATCAGCCCACCAGCCCTCCCCTGGGTTAAATGCATCATAAAATCCATAAGGTCCCCAGAGCTTGTCACCCAAGGTATAATAAAAATGTCTGAGAGCATCCATGGATTCTGCCGGTGTGAAAGGCATGGAAGACAATGCTGCCGTTGGCGTCAGGGTACCATTGTCGCGGGTAGGCTCGTGAACGGCATACCCTTCCGGATCATCGCTTGCTGTCAATCCCCAGGCATCTTCTCCATATCCCAGATGGCCCGCCGGGTTGAAGATGCAGTGTTGCCTGTTGATCAGGCTGTGGTTTACGTTCTGAACCCAGTAATTGGCATACTGGTCCGACAGGTTTTGCGGATTCAGTCCCATAAACGAATAGTGGGCAAAAAACAGCGGTCCACCATAGGCATATCCAACCGGCAGCTCTATGCCGTAATAGCTTTGCCCGTTGATGATCCCACCCTCATTGGCCCAGCCTTTATGGTACACAGATGCCGCAATGGGGTAGGTGGTCGAAGTAGCGGCCATGAAATAGGTGATCAACGCCTCGTTGTAACCCCTGACCTGCATGTTCATATCCCAATTGTAGTTGGGTGACCAGTGCCAGTATAACACATCCTGCCCTCCGCGTGTATACCAGTCCCACTCTATGGTTCCAAGCAAGTTATTGATCTTCCCGATCATTTCATTTTCAAAGGGGATCCCAGAATCCAAGTACTGCCTGACTGTAAGCAGACCTGCCGCCATAAATGAAGTCTCCACCAGATCACCCCCGTCATCTTTTGAACCAAAGGGAATGGTTTGCCCGCTTGTTCCATTCATCCAATGCGGCCATGCCCCGTGATGACGATCGGCAGTGCCAAGGAAGTCAATAATGGTGTTAAGCCTGCTTATCCCTTCTTGTCTTGTGATAAAATTCCTTTCAATGCCCACCAGAATAGCCATCAGGCCAAATCCACTACCACCAATGGTAACCGTTTCTCCTGACAGATAGCGTTCGCGGGTAAGCCCGCTCACGGGATGTGCATAATCCCAGAAATATTTAAAAGTTTGTTGCTGCACCAGAGTTAATAGCTCATCATCGCTAATGGTCGGGAACTTTTGAGAGGGATTCAGGC contains these protein-coding regions:
- a CDS encoding glucoamylase family protein: MQIIRARAGSTVLQAGQTSVDIPIGSSFYIEFSAALDTTSAKENIFLSREGFAGNIAANISFLDQNKTAVLSPIEPLSYQEDYSLIISENLNGDQKESFPGIEFDLTTEQGRLLIEEITLNGLNMSSGSILKGIAFDELELVVRFNEALNPENYAGKFSFFPSISYSLALSEDQKTVTITNDGELDYYTKFRFIISSALVSAGGYEFDGFMRFFVTGLNPSQKFPTISDDELLTLVQQQTFKYFWDYAHPVSGLTRERYLSGETVTIGGSGFGLMAILVGIERNFITRQEGISRLNTIIDFLGTADRHHGAWPHWMNGTSGQTIPFGSKDDGGDLVETSFMAAGLLTVRQYLDSGIPFENEMIGKINNLLGTIEWDWYTRGGQDVLYWHWSPNYNWDMNMQVRGYNEALITYFMAATSTTYPIAASVYHKGWANEGGIINGQSYYGIELPVGYAYGGPLFFAHYSFMGLNPQNLSDQYANYWVQNVNHSLINRQHCIFNPAGHLGYGEDAWGLTASDDPEGYAVHEPTRDNGTLTPTAALSSMPFTPAESMDALRHFYYTLGDKLWGPYGFYDAFNPGEGWWADSYLAIDQGPIVVMIENYRSGLCWDLFMSAPEVDEAMNKLGISN